The nucleotide window AGAGGTTAAGATTTCAAGAACCAAAGTGTGATCTTAAAAGGATAGTGTGAAAGCTGGCACATGTTAATTTTGAAGGTacacttttttctttctatgTTACCTATGAACTCTTTCcactatttcaatttatatgacatttttCTACTAGGGAATATCTCAAAATGTTCCACACTCttctattattatattataccATTTTTGAGGGTTCAAATTcatctaacctatcaaattaactTTAATGTCATGTTTGTTCTATCAAAGTAAATgtttaactagtttagtattcTATTCTCCATTATGCGTAGAGTTAAAACTATTTCGATATGGAGTCAGCGGGAGCCATAGAGTTATGATCTGCTTCATGGCACATACAAGGCATGCTTTTGTGCACTAGTGCAAATGGCTTCTTCAGGGGAATTCGGCAGCATGCTTTAGAATTGAAGTGTACTATAGTATGCATACACATGTGTATATGTGTGCTTGTCAATGTATATAAGTGACATTTCTTATACTGTTTCGATGAGCATTTCCTTTCTATCAATCTGTTAGATTATAAAAGTGAGCCCCTAgaccattatatatatatataaaagaattcCAAGACTTCCTCTGAATTTTCAAGAAAGTTGTTAGAAACTGAACTTCTTGAAGACTGCCGTGAAGTaaaatgaaggaaaaggaaatcCATTTCTTGTATGTTCTGTGATATTTGCAGGACAAATAAGAGTTTCTTAATTGCTTTTCTGAACAAACTTCTCTTCATATGAAACACACAAATATTGCAAAGAATTTAACTTGCGGCACATTCCTTTATCTTTTATGGGCAATGAAACTGCACCTAAGGCGGATACTGGAATCTGCCCAGAAGTCCTGACTTTTTCCATGCCACATTCTTCTCTTTGCTGTGaccaaattgattttattttcttcttcactGATGATTACGATATTGCCGAATAATGGATTGCTTTTCTACATAGGGGGTTCTAAGTTTGAATACACTTGACCATTGGAGCatctttttcttaattgttaTATGCTTGAACTAGGGTTTACAGGAATAGCCAATTACCTAAAGGCTTCTCATTCTAATTGTTTTATGCTTTTCAGTGATGGGGTTCTGGTGAAATGTGAGATCTGTGGTGAAGTTCAAGTGAATTCTCATCTTTCCGGACTTCCTGATCTTACCCTTTCATTTGCAAATACTTCCATCTTGAATGATGTCAGATTCCATCCTTGTGTTCGGCTACGACCATGGGAATCAAACCAAATTCTGTCTTTTGTTCCTCCTGATGGACAATTCAAGCTCATGAGCTACAGGTTTGTGGTGTTAACTATTGCAGTTGCCTttactcatgctcaaaatttgaTGGTTTTGACTTTATGTAAAAAGTACTCTAGTCTTTTGTTTACATTTAGTATGTACTTGTACATCATAGCGTTATCTTCTCTTTATTCCCTCTGATACTGGAACCCATAAAATTAACCCCTTCCTTGCTTGGTAAGGAGGGTGAAACCCAGCAAAAAGTTACCTTTTTgaggaaatgaaaatatttatcaatattgAAACTCCGACTAAATTTCATGTTGCTAACTTGCTCCTTCCAATAACAAAAGTTGAACTGTCAATAAATGCATAACGAAACCTGAACTATTTATAAATGCACTGTATTTTCAGAAGGAAAGGCATGTCTTTTTCCGATTACCACTATTTAATGAGATGTATTCACAAGTAGTGGCAGTTGGTCCATTGTTGATGGGGTTATGTACGGATTTTGAAACTACAATGTGCATCcaccaaacatgaaaaacagGAAATGGCAAATTGTAAACCAAGCACGTGCGTTCACTGTAGGAGTGCATTAGAGAATTCACTTCTTTGCTGCGTTCATCTTGTCTAAACTTTTTTTCTCCCTCTCTAAAGTCTAAACTATGCCATGCAGAATAAAGAAGTTGAAGAGCACCCCTATATATGTAAAGCCACAAATTACTTCAGACTCAGGGACATGTCGTATTAGCTTGTTAGTTGGGATACGCAATGATCCTGGGAAGACAATTGATGATATAAACGTTCAATTTCAACTACCCCCTCGTGTTTTATCTGCAGATCTTACATCAAATTATGGAACAGTAAACATCCTTTCCCACAAGGTACGTAGTACTTCCTCTTATCGACAGAGTTGCTTCCTTTGTGCCTTCTCTTAATGCTTGTGTCTGGCAGTTAATCAGAAGTAAATGAATGAAGATACTTTCTACTCTAGTCAGTTCTATCCCTACCGTAAAATGACAGGAACTTTTAAATGGATGTCAAactttttttcaagtaaaatctTTTTCAGTCTGGTTCCAATTTGGAATTATGTGATAGAGGAGGCTTTAATCTGCAAACTTTTCTTGACATGTTGATTTATTAGTGCAGACATGCACTTGGTCTATTGGTCGGATGCCGAAAGACAAAACTCCTTCAATGACTGGAACATTAGTGTTGGAAACAGGAGTTGAGCGGCTTCATGTATTCCCTACATTTCTTGTGGGATTCAAAATTATGGGTGTTGCACTCTCAggtttgaaaatagaaaaacttGATTTCAAGAATCTACCTACACGACCTTATAAAGGATTTCGAGCTCTAACCAGGTCTGGGCAATATGAAGTCAGGTCATAATTCAGTTTTTGGAAATTGAACTTTTTAGCTATGATTATAAATGGATTTAAGTACTAATTATCATCATACAAAAACTCATCCATCTTTTACACATTTTTGTCATTGTTGCAAATTATGAGTGgacatgaattgaatttgcTGTAAGGGCCATACCATATCCTTTGTGGATAACAACTCTATAATTAAATTAGTGGGTCAGCACTTgtctatttttcttgaatttgtttaTTCCCTACGTACGTTGCTTTTGTTCTACAAGTCATTTCTAGGAAGGGACCATATTTCCCACACGTTTTGACTGTATTTCTctatgaaatgaaaaataaatggatcgaaaattacttatttacaCGTCACCTATTCTTATCTCAAATGACAAATTTCCAAATATTAAATATAGTCGTACAAATTGTGACAAGTTATACAATTTTGCTTCTAAAATTGACAGTTTGTGCATAGTGGAAATTCCATGGACAGGTCCTTACGTTTTATCTTTGCTTTTCTTTTCGGATTTTTATTCGTCCATTAACATTATTATTTGGTTCCGTTTCGTGTCGTGaacattttcttttatagtaTTTGAGCATTTTTACTTTACTTTTCGAAGATGAAATAAcggtttttttttataaaaaaaaatgtctgaGTTGGTTAATTTGGTAGCTGTAAGGTATAAAATTTCCAAATGTATAAACAAATTATGAGTAATTAATTATAGAAGCATATGTCTTTACTAACGGATTAACTAATCCAAATTCAATCGACTTATTAAAGGGAACGCTCCCTACTAATTAAAGAGTTCTTCATGtatctttattaattaagtgaagaaaaataaaagaggaagtgaaatttggaaaaaaaatatttattttaaaattaaaaatgatatttgaaagttgaattcGTGTTTGAATATGAATACAAAAATGGAATTGGTTTTAAATTTGTGAGTGATTTAGAGTGAAAATAATTACTTTGAACAAAAAATTTGTCCAAAGAACAACATatgcaatataattttataaggaTTATAATGTGCATAGATTTTATCCTTACCTTGTAAATTGTAAAGACGAAAAGATTGCGACAAACTTTTAGCTTTAGTGAAGTATCtcaaagttattttaaaaaaaatcaaaatgaaagtGGTAACAATTAATAATGAAATATAACGCTATTTAAAGCATACATAacatacatagaaagaacaataacaacaaccaACTAGTGtgataaataaaacataaatagatGTTAATAACAATCaacgaaaaagaaactaaaagaaTAGTACCTATAAATACTATTTGTAAGAGAGTAGGTACCAATATGATCACCCCTATCATATCCCGCAGGAACATGAGAGAACATATAATTATCAACTTCTACTCCAATTCACGATCTCtaaatctttttatttaagGTTATATCCAACTCAAGATGCACCTCGTCCTCTCTATTCATCTCCCCCAACACTTTTTCAGCCTACTTCTATGAACACCTATCATTGTCAACTTTTCACACCTCTTCACTGAGACATCTATGCTTCCCATCTTTATATGCCCCAAATTATCTCAACTTCACTATCCTCATCTTGTCAGATCACTCCACGTTATCCCAAATATCTTCATTCCTAGTTTTacatttctaaaaaaaaattgaaaattgtccTACTGCCTTTCTTTTCCAAAACTAGCAATAGTGACAAGAAActttttcatcctttttttggttttatttgtttcctttttctaaaATCGTATTTCTAGTGGtcgaaatagaaaaaaagaaaaatgaatttctTCCATCACAAGGCTGGCGGCTATAAATAACTCTGTACATCTGAAATAGCCATTCCCACTTTTCAAAGATCTTCAAACTTTCCAcgaatcatattttttttctttcccaaAATTGAATCTTATcccaattttttctctttccctCTATATGTTTGCTGATTCAAATATTGTTCATCACAAGAATAATCTATTCATCAAACAATCCATTATTACATCATCAACAAACTTTTTAACTACTTTCTTGCAAACCTTTTATTTGCCAAATTTTGGATAATTTTCAGTATGCAATCAATCAATTTGATTACTATGACGCCTTGTTGTCGAATTTTAATCCCATGTAGAAGCAATTCTTTTCTGGGTCTTCCATTCAAGAAGACCCACAATTTGTCGAATTTCAGGCAAAAATGTGATTTTCATAGCTACCCATCTCGTATTTTGGGCAATGGAAGGATTATCAATCGGACCCAGAAGCTGTTTTGTGTTGTGCGAAATTCATCTTGTGGTCAAACTAGGGTTTTTTCAAGTAATTGTAATGGTATTAACCCGATTGGGGCCTCAAAGAGAGGTTTCCATGTTGTTGCTAGTGTTGCGTCTGACTTTAGGAATCATTCAACTTCGGTTGAGAAAACCCGTGTTAATAATAACAAGAATTTTGAAAGGATTTATGTTCAAGGAGGTTTGAATGCGAAGAAGCCATTGGGGTTGGAAAATGCTGATTTAGATCAACATGCTGCAACTGTTCAACATGAGAAAGTTGAGAGCGTGAAAGAGGGTGAGGAGTCACAGACTGTGAAGGAAGCATGGAGGTTGTTGGAGAATGCTGTTGTTACATATTGTGGGAGCCCTATAGGGACTCTTGCTGCTAATGATCCTAATGATAAATTGCCATTGAATTATGATCAAGTATTTATTAGGGATTTTATTCCATCCGCCCTCGCTTTTTTACTCAAGGGGGAGAAAGAGATTGTTAGAAACTTCCTACTTCACACTCTCCAATTGCAGGTAGTCTTTTGCTTTGAAAAATTACTTGCTTGTGGTATTAAATGTTCTGCTTCTACCAATTGGATATGCTGTTGTGGTAGCTTTAGATTCACATAATTATTAGTATTGTTTATCTCGCCTTTGCCCACTTTCGACAGTAAAACACAGAAAAGGTCTCACATGTACCAGTAGGACTTAGAATTGATAATGCTTTCTGTTTTTTGGAGAGAGGGGTCGGGGACCTGGCTGAACTTTTTGGTTTTTCCTAAATACTCGAGGTAAGTGTGAGATCAGGACTGTATATGATTTGCTTCTCTGAGATTCTTCTTTGAATCCTTATTTGGTGGAGACTGGAGAATCGATCTTTTAAAAAGGAGTTTCATGATTATCTTGTAAATTCAACCATATATCCTTCATCTGGTAGCAATAATAGCATCAGCTATTATAGTATTGTTGTTATGTGATCGCATGATTAGCTACATATATTTCATTGTTTAGATCTTCCATTGATGCATCTTCAGATTTAGTCAAAAACCAATGATTGGGataaaaactttttttgttgttggttGGACACATgtttttccttctcatttttTCTGTGTTTGAGTAGATATTGATTTGGGTTATTGATTTACGGTAAATGAATTGACTACTGTTGGTTTCTGTAATTTAGAGTTGGGAGAAAACTGTGGACTGTTACAGTCCAGGGCAAGGATTGATGCCTGCAAGTTTTAAAGTCAGAACAGTGCCTCTCGATGATAACAAATACGAAGAAGTTCTAGACCCAGATTTTGGGGAGTCAGCTATTGGCCGTGTAGCACCTGTTGACTCAGGTGTGTGTTCACTTTTCATTCCCTTCATTTTATATTAAGTCCCATAATGTCTGGTCATTCACAGGAGAATCCAAACTTATTGTTTATTAACTAATGATTGAACATTTGGGAACTATTAGTTACTTGATCAGTTAAGAAAAAGTTGTCTTAGAAAGAGGAGAACTTTTCTCAGGTTATCACTTATTGTATAAATTACATTAGAACTTTTCCTTGAGAGCAATATACTGTTACATTTGTACACCTTTATAAAAATGGTAAGTGGATGCTAATGTGGACTGGACCAAAATAGAAAATTGGTTGTTGAATGTAAGAAGAGAGTATTAATActtaccttttaaaaaaaatgtaagaagTGAGTATCTAGGTTAATTGATTCTAGTCTCCATAAGTGTTTATCACTAGTGAAGAGGTAGTTCGCAGTtatagtttattatttatttctttttaggaTGTCctctagaaaaataaataactcaataATATCAGAAGAAGGTAAGGAAAGAAAATTGGTCAAGAAAAGAATCATCACAAAAGTTTGATACTTTAGCTCCACCcgtcaaataaatattgaaagatctgaaattgtgactttttcaggCTTGTGGTGGATTATCTTGTTGAGAGCTTATGGGAAGATCACCGGTGACTATGGATTACAAGAAAGAGTGGATGTACAGACTGGCATAAAGCTGATAATAAACCTGTGTTTATCTGATGGGTTTGATATGTTTCCTTCTTTGCTAGTCACTGATGGTTCCTGCATGATAGATAGGCGGATGGGTATTCATGGACATCCACTTGAGATTCAAGTAAGTTGATACTGCCAATTATCCTTTGAATGTTCAAGTGGCGTAACCGGTTCCACTTTTTGAGTTTAATAAATTTTTCAAGTTCATCTTGTGAGTCTTTCCTTGACCTGGTATGCTGACATTGGTGTATACTTATTTGATAGAAGCCCCTTTTGATAGGATATTACAGTGAATCAGAATTTGGTGATAGCTGAACTGTATGAACTTTGGAACTTGATCTTTCCTTAACTTCACACTGTAGGAGAGGGTGGCATAAgcttaatatttttattctatGTTGACAAATGTTGGATAGCTAGTCGGAAGGATCCTTCCACCTCCAGTACTGAGGTTAGGTGTTTAGGGGAGTGGCTTACCAAATAAAAAGTAATAGTGTTAATAATTCATTCTATATTTCTGTGTTGCACATATTCAGGGAGTGATCTGAAGTGCTATCATTGTTTTCCTTCTATGATTCTCCCTTTGATCTTTTCTGAGATTGTTTGATGTTGCAGGCATTATTTTACTCAGCACTTAGGTGCTCCCGTGAGCTGCTTTCTTTGGATGAAGGATCCAAGAATTTGGTGAATGCCATAAACAACAGACTTAGTGCATTGTCATTTCACATTAGAGAATATTATTGGGTTGATATGAAAAAGATCAATGAAATATATCGATATAAGACAGAGGAGTATTCCACTGAAGCCACTAACAAATTCAACATCTACCCTGAACAAATCCCTCATTGGTTGATGGACTGGATTCCTGAGGAAGGTGGTTATCTTATTGGCAATTTGCAACCTGCCCA belongs to Solanum stenotomum isolate F172 chromosome 1, ASM1918654v1, whole genome shotgun sequence and includes:
- the LOC125866988 gene encoding AP-3 complex subunit mu isoform X2; its protein translation is MLQCIFLLSDSGEVMLEKQLTGHWVDRAICSWFWDQSIAQGDSFKHLPVIASPTHYLFQVYREGVTFLACTQVEMPPLMAIEFLCRVADVLSEYLGGLNEDLIKDNFVIVYELLDEMIDNGFPLTTEPNILREMIAPPNIISKVLSVVTGNTSNMSNTLPGATGSCVPWRKTELKHSSNEVYVDLVEEMDATINSDGVLVKCEICGEVQVNSHLSGLPDLTLSFANTSILNDVRFHPCVRLRPWESNQILSFVPPDGQFKLMSYRIKKLKSTPIYVKPQITSDSGTCRISLLVGIRNDPGKTIDDINVQFQLPPRVLSADLTSNYGTVNILSHKTCTWSIGRMPKDKTPSMTGTLVLETGVERLHVFPTFLVGFKIMGVALSGLKIEKLDFKNLPTRPYKGFRALTRSGQYEVRS
- the LOC125866941 gene encoding alkaline/neutral invertase A, mitochondrial-like, with the protein product MQSINLITMTPCCRILIPCRSNSFLGLPFKKTHNLSNFRQKCDFHSYPSRILGNGRIINRTQKLFCVVRNSSCGQTRVFSSNCNGINPIGASKRGFHVVASVASDFRNHSTSVEKTRVNNNKNFERIYVQGGLNAKKPLGLENADLDQHAATVQHEKVESVKEGEESQTVKEAWRLLENAVVTYCGSPIGTLAANDPNDKLPLNYDQVFIRDFIPSALAFLLKGEKEIVRNFLLHTLQLQSWEKTVDCYSPGQGLMPASFKVRTVPLDDNKYEEVLDPDFGESAIGRVAPVDSGLWWIILLRAYGKITGDYGLQERVDVQTGIKLIINLCLSDGFDMFPSLLVTDGSCMIDRRMGIHGHPLEIQALFYSALRCSRELLSLDEGSKNLVNAINNRLSALSFHIREYYWVDMKKINEIYRYKTEEYSTEATNKFNIYPEQIPHWLMDWIPEEGGYLIGNLQPAHMDFRFFTLGNLWSIVSSLSTPKQNEAILNLIEAKWYDLVGLMPLKICYPALESEDWRIITGSDPKNTPWSYHNGGSWPTLLWQFTLACIKMNRLDLAKKAVDSAEKRLRVDQWPEYYDTRYGKFTGKQARLYQTWTIAGFLTSKMLLENPETASLLFWEEDYDLLEICVCALKKSGRKKCSRGAAKSQILV